The following are encoded in a window of Ruminiclostridium herbifermentans genomic DNA:
- the der gene encoding ribosome biogenesis GTPase Der: protein MSKPIVAVVGRPNVGKSTFFNYLAGRRISIVEDTPGVTRDRIYTEIEWRNKKFTLIDTGGIEPYSEDIIMQQMKRQAEIAIETADVIIFMVDAKDGMTATDKEVATMLRKSNKPVILTVNKVDKVGDPPPEVYEFYNLAIGDMIVISSVHGLGMGDLLDAVFEHFPEDIDDDEDEDVIKVAVVGKPNAGKSSLINAILGENRVIVSNIPGTTRDAIDTHIEIEGQKYTFIDTAGIRRRSKINENIEKYSAIRSWTAIERADVCLIMIDAVDGVTEQDTKIAGYAHDQGKAAIIVINKWDLVAKETGTLEEYRRKVYESLGFMTYAPVLFISAKTGQRVNKIYELIKYVAEQASFRISTGMLNDLVNEAVAMVQPPSDKGKKLKIYYMTQTGIKPPTFVIFVNETQLFHYSYERYIENQLRKNFGFEGTPIRFIHRQRDKE, encoded by the coding sequence TTGAGTAAGCCTATTGTGGCAGTGGTTGGAAGGCCAAATGTTGGGAAATCAACATTTTTTAATTATTTAGCAGGCAGAAGAATTTCTATTGTAGAGGATACCCCAGGTGTTACAAGAGATAGGATATATACCGAGATTGAATGGAGAAATAAAAAGTTTACTCTAATTGATACAGGTGGTATAGAGCCATATTCAGAGGACATAATAATGCAGCAAATGAAACGTCAAGCTGAGATTGCAATAGAGACTGCTGATGTTATAATTTTTATGGTGGATGCAAAAGATGGTATGACAGCCACAGATAAAGAAGTGGCAACAATGCTGAGAAAATCAAATAAGCCTGTTATCCTTACAGTAAACAAGGTAGATAAAGTTGGAGATCCTCCGCCAGAGGTATATGAATTTTATAATTTAGCTATTGGTGATATGATTGTTATATCTTCAGTGCATGGCTTAGGCATGGGAGATTTGTTGGACGCTGTTTTTGAGCATTTTCCAGAGGATATTGATGATGATGAGGATGAGGATGTCATTAAGGTTGCTGTTGTTGGTAAACCAAATGCAGGAAAGTCATCCCTTATTAATGCAATACTTGGAGAAAACCGTGTTATAGTCAGCAATATCCCAGGTACTACTAGAGATGCAATTGATACTCATATAGAGATAGAGGGTCAAAAGTATACATTTATTGATACTGCTGGTATTAGAAGGAGAAGTAAGATAAATGAAAATATAGAAAAATATAGTGCGATTAGATCATGGACTGCCATTGAGCGTGCGGATGTATGTTTAATAATGATTGACGCTGTGGATGGAGTTACTGAGCAGGACACAAAAATTGCAGGCTATGCGCATGATCAGGGAAAAGCCGCAATTATAGTAATAAATAAATGGGATTTAGTTGCAAAGGAAACTGGAACATTAGAGGAATATAGGAGAAAAGTTTATGAAAGTCTTGGTTTTATGACATATGCTCCGGTACTATTTATTTCAGCTAAGACAGGACAGAGAGTTAATAAGATTTATGAACTTATCAAATATGTGGCAGAACAGGCTTCATTCAGAATTTCAACAGGAATGTTGAATGACTTAGTAAATGAAGCAGTTGCGATGGTACAGCCTCCTTCTGATAAGGGAAAGAAATTGAAAATTTATTATATGACTCAGACTGGAATAAAGCCGCCGACTTTCGTTATATTTGTCAATGAGACGCAGCTGTTTCATTATTCATATGAGAGATATATTGAAAATCAGTTAAGAAAGAATTTTGGTTTTGAAGGTACTCCTATTCGGTTTATTCATAGGCAGAGGGACAAAGAATAA
- a CDS encoding DUF512 domain-containing protein → MSNNKNKIYFVQKNSIAEEAGIEEGDFLLSINKQKIKDIFDYRYFQASEELLLEIEKPNGEIWEVEVEKDESEDLGIEFEDSLIDGAKSCTNKCIFCFIDQLPKGMRETVYFKDDDSRLSFLTGNYVTLTNIKRDELQRIINYRMSPINVSVHTTNPELRKFMLGNRFAGDVLEKIKMLTDSGIEVNCQIVLCRDINDKQELDRTIGDLAQLYPAVNSVSVVPVGITKYRDNLYNLIPFDKESSINVINQVHRWQNEFLQEKGSRVIYLSDEFYINAEMDIPNYKSYEGFPQIENGVGMLALFINEVTEALKSKDTLKLAQMWKNGKSSCKDTLQDCDTREIKIQSKRHISIATGRLVYKNILKLVSDILKVFEGIDVNVYDIENNFFGEHVNVCGLLTGRDIVEQLKDKQLGQELLISRSMLRAGEHVLLDDYTVEQIEAELHVKIRIVENDGADFVSAIIGEF, encoded by the coding sequence ATGAGCAATAATAAAAATAAAATATATTTTGTTCAAAAGAACAGTATAGCTGAAGAAGCCGGTATTGAAGAAGGAGACTTCCTTTTATCCATTAATAAGCAGAAAATTAAGGATATATTTGATTATAGGTATTTTCAAGCCTCAGAAGAATTATTACTTGAGATAGAGAAACCTAATGGAGAGATTTGGGAAGTAGAGGTTGAAAAGGATGAGAGTGAAGATTTAGGCATTGAATTTGAGGATTCGCTTATTGACGGAGCTAAAAGCTGTACAAATAAATGTATTTTTTGTTTTATTGATCAACTGCCAAAAGGTATGCGTGAGACGGTGTATTTTAAGGATGATGATTCTAGGCTATCCTTTCTTACAGGTAATTATGTTACATTAACCAATATAAAAAGAGACGAACTACAGAGAATTATTAATTATAGAATGTCTCCTATAAATGTATCTGTTCATACCACAAATCCTGAACTCCGAAAGTTTATGCTGGGAAATAGGTTTGCTGGCGATGTTTTAGAAAAAATTAAGATGCTCACTGATAGTGGTATTGAGGTTAACTGCCAGATAGTATTATGCAGAGATATTAATGACAAGCAAGAGTTAGACAGGACAATAGGAGATTTAGCACAGCTATATCCTGCAGTAAACAGTGTTTCAGTTGTTCCAGTTGGAATAACTAAATATAGAGATAATTTATACAATCTAATTCCATTTGACAAAGAAAGCAGCATTAATGTTATTAATCAAGTACATAGATGGCAAAATGAGTTTCTGCAAGAGAAGGGCTCACGAGTTATATATCTATCTGATGAATTTTATATTAATGCTGAAATGGACATTCCAAATTATAAATCCTATGAAGGCTTTCCGCAAATAGAAAATGGAGTTGGAATGCTAGCACTATTTATAAATGAAGTAACTGAGGCATTAAAAAGTAAAGATACTTTAAAATTAGCTCAAATGTGGAAAAATGGGAAGTCTAGTTGCAAGGATACTTTACAGGACTGTGATACAAGGGAAATTAAAATTCAGTCAAAAAGACATATAAGTATTGCTACAGGTAGACTTGTTTATAAAAATATATTAAAATTGGTTAGTGATATATTAAAGGTTTTTGAAGGAATAGATGTAAATGTCTATGATATAGAAAATAATTTTTTTGGTGAACATGTTAATGTCTGTGGATTGCTGACCGGCAGGGATATTGTTGAGCAACTGAAGGACAAGCAGCTGGGGCAGGAATTATTAATAAGCAGGAGCATGTTAAGAGCAGGAGAACACGTACTATTAGATGATTATACTGTTGAACAAATAGAAGCTGAATTGCATGTTAAAATCCGCATTGTTGAAAATGATGGGGCTGATTTTGTGAGTGCAATCATAGGTGAATTCTAA
- the plsY gene encoding glycerol-3-phosphate 1-O-acyltransferase PlsY, with translation MGLFIIRCILVLIIGYLLGSINTSIIVGKCYGIDIRKHGSGNAGMTNTLRTLGKVAAVLVVLGDILKGVLSYIIGNIILNSAAMDGVFGSQLSTVVGIGGMAGGIAAIIGHNWPLYFGFKGGKGILTSFAVVMMMDWQLGLILFGIFLVVVIITRYVSLSSITVCVVFPIAAYIKGNGLVFSVFAAILSLLAICRHSANIKRLINGTESKIGAKKKDIER, from the coding sequence ATGGGGCTTTTTATTATTAGATGCATTTTAGTTTTGATTATTGGGTATCTTTTAGGTAGTATAAATACTTCAATAATTGTAGGAAAATGTTATGGGATTGATATTCGTAAGCATGGAAGCGGAAACGCAGGAATGACGAATACCTTAAGAACATTAGGCAAAGTCGCTGCAGTTCTTGTGGTGTTAGGTGATATATTAAAAGGAGTATTATCATATATAATTGGTAATATTATTTTGAATTCTGCAGCAATGGATGGTGTTTTTGGAAGCCAATTATCAACTGTAGTTGGCATTGGAGGTATGGCAGGTGGTATAGCTGCAATTATTGGACACAATTGGCCCCTATACTTTGGATTTAAAGGCGGCAAAGGAATTCTAACATCCTTCGCAGTTGTTATGATGATGGACTGGCAGCTAGGGCTTATACTTTTTGGTATATTTTTAGTTGTTGTTATAATTACAAGGTATGTTTCGTTAAGTTCTATTACTGTATGTGTAGTATTTCCTATAGCAGCATATATTAAGGGGAATGGATTAGTATTTTCAGTATTTGCTGCTATTTTATCTTTGCTGGCAATATGCAGACATAGTGCAAACATTAAAAGACTTATAAATGGTACTGAATCAAAAATTGGCGCTAAGAAAAAGGACATTGAAAGATAA
- a CDS encoding NAD(P)H-dependent glycerol-3-phosphate dehydrogenase has protein sequence MNKNVAVIGAGSMGIAMAVLLSKNGNNVKVWSPMSDEINMLKENREHLTRLPGVKIPDSVEFTTDIYIAAKNCDVVVLAVPSQTTRQNCKALSSIISKDTIVVTCSKGIEDDTCKLLSEIMHEELPHNNIAVLSGPSHAEEIARDVPTTVVAASEKNEVAQYLQDLFMTPNFRVYTNTDVIGVELGGALKNIIALCAGISDGLGYGDNTKAALMTRGITEISRLGVAMGGKADTFSGLTGVGDLIVTCTSMHSRNRRAGILIGQGKSVQQALEEVNMVVEGVATTKPAYELAKRLGVSMPITNEAYDVLYKGKDPRKAVGDLMTRDKKNEMQ, from the coding sequence ATGAATAAAAATGTTGCAGTTATTGGTGCAGGTAGTATGGGTATAGCTATGGCAGTATTATTATCTAAAAATGGTAATAATGTTAAAGTGTGGTCGCCTATGAGCGATGAAATCAACATGCTTAAAGAGAACAGAGAACATCTTACCAGATTGCCAGGAGTTAAAATTCCAGATAGTGTTGAATTTACTACGGATATTTACATTGCTGCTAAAAACTGTGATGTTGTAGTATTGGCTGTTCCTTCACAAACAACAAGACAAAACTGTAAGGCACTATCAAGTATAATTTCAAAAGATACTATTGTAGTAACATGTTCTAAAGGTATTGAGGATGATACATGTAAGTTGCTTTCTGAAATAATGCATGAGGAGTTGCCTCATAATAATATTGCTGTTTTATCAGGGCCAAGTCATGCTGAGGAAATAGCACGAGATGTTCCTACAACAGTAGTAGCAGCATCAGAAAAAAATGAAGTGGCACAATATTTGCAGGATTTATTTATGACACCAAATTTCAGGGTATACACTAATACGGATGTTATTGGTGTAGAACTAGGAGGAGCATTAAAAAATATTATTGCTTTATGTGCTGGAATATCTGACGGATTAGGCTATGGAGATAACACTAAGGCTGCTCTGATGACGAGGGGGATAACTGAAATCTCTAGACTAGGAGTTGCAATGGGAGGAAAAGCTGATACGTTTTCAGGACTTACTGGAGTTGGAGATTTAATTGTTACTTGTACAAGTATGCATAGCAGAAATAGAAGGGCTGGAATATTAATAGGACAGGGCAAGAGCGTTCAACAGGCGTTAGAAGAAGTAAATATGGTGGTTGAAGGAGTAGCAACTACAAAGCCAGCATATGAATTAGCAAAAAGACTAGGAGTATCTATGCCAATAACTAATGAGGCTTATGATGTTTTATATAAAGGAAAGGATCCTAGAAAAGCAGTTGGAGATTTGATGACAAGGGACAAAAAGAATGAAATGCAATAG